One window from the genome of Leptospira johnsonii encodes:
- a CDS encoding cytidylyltransferase domain-containing protein: MNGIHLTPKPKIRSLFAFIQARTGSTRFPKKVIRPIPPNSDKTILDHIHSRVLKILPNSRIVYLVPEGDLELESFLEKKGMFHFSGPLEDVRKRYILASEKFKADSILRLTGDNPFYDTTHLDLLIQTFIGSDSDLAYFKGLPLGTGGEIFRTSALLNLSGSQQEERHKEHVSLHIKEDPNLYKITAIPSLLTKEEGPRLANFRLTVDTPEDFETISDLLTQRSFESICNFNTKEFLEWEKEAPSLFQKNLDVPQVRFALPSPNQTSKGKVGVLVAPAKEFGSGHFSRTSLLYSFLPYRGWEPEWLPTFPKDGEYDILLIDYRDIEVPISYRKTKVLLLDHFGKDKKNYNFWDLLPHPENDPNFNWEQILIPPNLISTATSEEKSPTKEFEIFCYAGNLGEEESENLDQFLIQNSSKKKIRIGGTPPQADGIEYFQRLSRVQYLQTLRSSEKFLGYFGQSVFEALFLKIPSATFSISPIHRELSHVLEKYNIPYTDLSSKTEFSLGTKTIGENGYKLLLDKIDSL; this comes from the coding sequence ATGAATGGTATACATTTAACGCCTAAGCCTAAGATCCGTTCTTTATTCGCTTTTATACAGGCGAGGACCGGATCCACAAGATTCCCCAAAAAAGTAATCCGTCCAATTCCTCCGAATTCGGATAAAACGATTTTAGATCATATTCATTCTAGGGTCCTGAAGATCTTACCGAATTCTAGGATCGTATATCTGGTCCCGGAAGGAGATTTGGAACTGGAATCTTTTTTGGAAAAGAAAGGAATGTTTCACTTCTCCGGACCTTTGGAAGACGTGCGAAAAAGGTATATTCTTGCTTCTGAAAAATTCAAAGCGGACTCGATCCTAAGATTAACCGGGGACAATCCATTTTATGATACGACCCACTTAGATCTACTCATCCAAACATTCATAGGATCGGATTCGGATCTGGCTTACTTCAAAGGACTGCCTCTCGGAACCGGAGGAGAAATTTTCAGGACTTCTGCACTTCTAAATCTTTCAGGCTCACAACAAGAAGAAAGACATAAAGAACATGTAAGTCTTCATATAAAAGAAGATCCGAATCTATACAAGATCACCGCAATCCCAAGCCTGTTGACAAAAGAAGAAGGTCCCAGGCTGGCAAATTTCAGACTGACTGTGGATACACCTGAAGATTTTGAAACAATCTCCGATCTACTTACTCAGAGATCATTCGAATCCATTTGCAATTTTAATACAAAAGAATTCCTAGAATGGGAGAAGGAAGCACCTTCACTATTCCAAAAGAACTTAGATGTTCCACAGGTAAGATTTGCTCTTCCTTCTCCGAACCAAACTAGTAAAGGAAAAGTGGGAGTATTGGTCGCTCCTGCGAAAGAATTCGGTTCAGGACATTTTTCCAGGACTTCTCTTTTGTATTCTTTCTTACCCTATAGAGGTTGGGAGCCTGAATGGCTTCCTACATTTCCTAAAGACGGAGAATATGATATTCTCCTAATAGATTATAGAGATATAGAAGTTCCGATCTCTTACCGAAAAACGAAAGTCCTGCTCTTGGATCATTTCGGAAAAGACAAAAAGAACTACAATTTTTGGGACCTTCTTCCCCATCCTGAAAACGATCCTAATTTTAATTGGGAGCAGATCCTAATTCCTCCGAATCTAATCTCAACGGCTACAAGTGAAGAAAAAAGTCCCACCAAAGAGTTTGAGATCTTTTGTTACGCAGGAAACTTAGGAGAAGAAGAATCCGAGAATCTGGATCAATTCCTCATCCAAAATTCTTCCAAAAAGAAAATTAGGATCGGAGGAACTCCTCCTCAAGCGGATGGAATAGAATATTTTCAAAGACTTTCACGAGTCCAATACTTGCAGACATTGAGATCCTCTGAAAAATTTTTAGGATATTTCGGCCAAAGTGTGTTCGAGGCCCTGTTTTTAAAAATACCTTCCGCAACATTTTCAATTTCTCCTATTCATAGAGAACTCTCTCATGTTTTAGAAAAATATAATATTCCATACACTGACCTGAGTAGTAAAACTGAATTCTCTTTAGGCACAAAAACGATCGGAGAGAATGGATATAAACTTTTGTTAGATAAAATAGATTCTCTTTAA